Genomic window (Ruminococcus flavefaciens AE3010):
GTATTATAATGTTTTAAGGAGGGATGATCTAATGATCCATTGCGGCAAACCAATGATAAAGGGCTTTTTTTAAAATTGAAAAGCGCGGTATCCCAACAAGAGGAGCTTCTCTCGAGTATCCTGTCTCTACGTTCTACGAAGGAGACAACAAGTTATGTGAAGTCCCTGTGGATACTACTCTCGGATATTACTGCTCGGAATGTGGTATGCTTATCGGAGTTTTCCCCGTTACTCACCCTACAGGCTTTGCGGGCAAGTATAATCAGGACATCGATGATAACATTGATATCCTACCTAAAAAGGTCTGTGTGGAATGCGGTGCAGAGATTGATCTTGATTACCCTCGCTGTCCATTTTGCGGTCATATCTATGAGGCAATATAGCAGCATAAAACGATAATTAATTTAATACGGAGGTATACATAATGAATTACAAGGAAAGCTTTATAAAATTCATGGTGGACTGCGGTGTGCTTACATTCGGCGAGTTCACGCTGAAAAGCGGAAGAAAGGCTCCTTACTTCATCAACTGCGGAAACTATAAAACAGGCGCTCAGCTTGCAAAACTTGGTGAATACTATGCCGAGTGCATCAAAGCAAATGATATCCCTGTAGATACCCTTTTCGGACCTGCATATAAGGGTATCCCGCTGGCTGTATCTGCTGTTGTTGCTCTGAGCAATAAGTTCGGCCTCGACGTTTCCTACTGCTTCGACAGAAAAGAAGCAAAGGACCACGGCGAAGGCGGTATGTTCGTAGGAAAGGCTCTCGAAGATAACGAAAGAGTTGTCATCATCGACGATGTTATGACTTCTGGAAAGGCTCTCCGCGAGTCTATGCCAAAGCTTATGACTGCTGCTGATGTTAATGTAACAGGTATGGTCATCACTGTTGACCGTATGGAAAAAGGCACAGGTGAGCTTTCTGCTGTTCAGGAAGTCAAGAGAGACTTCGGCGTTATCGTCTACCCTATCGTTACTATGGAGGATATCATCGAGGCCATTAAGAACGATATCGTTCCGGGCAAGGAATACCTTGATAAGATGCTCGAATACAGAGAAAAGTACGGTGTAAAATAATAAAAAAGAGCCTGTGACAAAATCTCAGGCTTTCTTTTTCAGGAAGGCTCAGGGAGCATAAAAGGCATTTTCCATATCTTATTTATATTTTCTTTTTTCTATAAAAAGGAGTAAGAAAATAAGGATTATCCTCCCTATCGTCTCTGATAAAAAGAGCACTTCCGATATGGAAGTGCTCTTTATTTACTTGAATAAGATTATCAGGAACTGCGATACCAGTACAACTGAAATTAAAGCTACGGGGTATGTAGCAGCATATGCGGAAGCAACGTTTTCTGTACCTGCTGTACTGATAAGAGTACCGAGGGCAGGGGTAGATGTCATACCGCCTGTGATAGATCCGAGGTTATTGAGAAGGCTCAGCTTCAGAACGTACTTAGCAAACAGATATCCGATTATCATAGGTACGATAGTCATTATCATACCGTACACAAAGTATACTGCATCAAAATACTGTACGAACTTTGCTCCGCCCGATACTCCTGCGCCGATAAGGAAGAACATGAGTCCAAGCTCACGGAATACCTTGAGGGTAGAATCCTTAGGCATTATGGAGAACTTGCCGATGCGTCCGAAATGTCCGAATATAAGGGATACAAGCAGACATCCGCCTGTTGTTGAAAGTGAGAAGTTCCCGAATTTGAATGAACCAATGATTATGCCGAAAAATGCAGCAAGTGCAAATGGCATTATGCCGAAGCTGTCCATCTCGATGAGCTTGAACATCTTCTTTTCCCTTGTTTCTTTTTTAGCTGTAGGTGCAAGCAGTTCCCTTTCCTTTGCCATATCAGCCTTTGTGAGCTT
Coding sequences:
- the pyrE gene encoding orotate phosphoribosyltransferase, translated to MNYKESFIKFMVDCGVLTFGEFTLKSGRKAPYFINCGNYKTGAQLAKLGEYYAECIKANDIPVDTLFGPAYKGIPLAVSAVVALSNKFGLDVSYCFDRKEAKDHGEGGMFVGKALEDNERVVIIDDVMTSGKALRESMPKLMTAADVNVTGMVITVDRMEKGTGELSAVQEVKRDFGVIVYPIVTMEDIIEAIKNDIVPGKEYLDKMLEYREKYGVK
- a CDS encoding permease is translated as MDFFNGILSIHGVSFLMLSVITIAALGYILGRITIKGISLGTAGVFIVALIYGCIFYKYLSAEINTDFVGNALKIVDNLGLILFVTAVGFIAGPNFFGNFKKNFKSYVILAIIIILSGGLSCAGCIMVGRNFTDLDSEEFTAMLTGILSGALTSTPGFSAAKDAVGSDHLQSIVSVGYAIAYIFGVIGVVLFVQIIPKLTKADMAKERELLAPTAKKETREKKMFKLIEMDSFGIMPFALAAFFGIIIGSFKFGNFSLSTTGGCLLVSLIFGHFGRIGKFSIMPKDSTLKVFRELGLMFFLIGAGVSGGAKFVQYFDAVYFVYGMIMTIVPMIIGYLFAKYVLKLSLLNNLGSITGGMTSTPALGTLISTAGTENVASAYAATYPVALISVVLVSQFLIILFK